From the Candidatus Cloacimonadaceae bacterium genome, the window AGAATATCTGCGCGTCCGGATCGCTCATCTGATATGCCAGATAGCGATAGCGCTCCCTCAGCGGATACGATCTCAATTCTAAGCCGTTCAAAGCGATAGAACCTGCCAGCTCGCCATGGATGTGCTCGGGAATGACACCCGCAATGGAATTTAACAGGCTGGTCTTGCCGCTGCCGTTGACACCTTTGAGGATCAGCAGTTCGCCCGCACGGAGCTTGATGTTGACGTCCGAGAACAGCGCTTTGGCTGCCTTCGGATAGAGCAGGCTCAGCCTCTTTATTTCCAGCATCATAGCCTATGGCAACAGTTCAAAGTAGTCGAAGTTTTCCAGCTTTACCTCAAAGATGGAGGAAAAGGGGATTTCCTTGCTCTCAGCTCCTTTCACCAAGCGCCATTTGCTGTTCGCGCCGAGTTTCCAATCCAGCTTTTTGCTCAGCTCGATCAATATCGATAAGTGATATTTGTTGATCAACGCATATTCGCCCATCTGGATAAATACGACATCCCGCAGCCACATCCCACCGGGGATTTGTGGGCTTTTCATGTGATAGCCGCCCTCGCGATATTCAAGCACCGCATCCTGCAAATGTTTGGGATAGGAAAGAATCGAACTGACACCGTCCCGGCTCAGGATATAAAGCTCGCCGCCGTTTCTGAGTATCTCATCCGGCAAAAACTCCCGAAAAAGCCACCCTTCAATATCTACGAACGGCGTCGGATCACGATGCAAAACAAACTCCTTCAGATAGCTATCGATCAGCATAAAGCCCTGGGGGACGACGATGGGCAGCTCTCCTTCAAGGACCACCCTTGCGACAAAACTGACCCATTTCATCTCTCGTGTGCCGGGAAAGATAACTCGCATACTCTTGTCCTCGAATATCTTGCCTTCACTGGAAAATGCAAGCCAACATTCCAGCGTGTCAAATTCGCTTTTTTCCAACATGGTCATATAGCGGTCTTCGGCTTCAAAGCGGATCCGTTTGAAATCATTATACCCGTTGTCCCGCAGCCACTTGTCGAAACGTATCCCTTGCCAGAGAGAACGCGATTTGTCCTTGAGACTGATCGTGGCAAATGCTTGCATCGGAAGAGCGGAGAGCGCGTCATAGCTGACTTCGCGGCTCATCCCTTCGCAAGTGATTATCGTGAGCGAGTGCAGCATCAAGACCCCCATGCAAATTATTATCAGCAGTATATATTTCATGTTGTTAACCCGGTTTCCCTTAGTGCTTTGAGCACTCCGAAAGAAGCGTATCCGCCGACGATGCCGGAAGCCAATGCCAAAGCCCCAATCCACACTGCAATGGGCAAGGGATGACGAAACAGCAGCACCGCCACGACCATCGCTCCCGTGATATTTGCACATGCGCAAAGCAGCAGATGCACGCCCAGCTTATCTCGTTTGCGGAGAATGAAATAGAGCAGATCGACCACGATTCCGGGAAGGGTGTAGCTGAGCAGTGAGAGCATTCCCTGATTGCCCTGAATCCCGACTACGAGTACGATCAAAGCCTGTAGGAAGCCAAACAGCGTCCCGGTGCCGATTTTCTTTGTCATCATCACTGCCAAGACCAGCCACATCATATAAAAACCACCCGCGATAGAACCTCCGGGAATCATCAACGGAGTGGATATCATCTTCGAAAGCGGCGAAACGATCGGTTTGATCGCGATTCCAATCCCCGCCAGAGTGGCGATCAGGATCAGATCCTTGGTGCTGAAACGTGCTAACATTTTTCCTCATTTTTATCCGAATTGTTTGGAAATTTGCCGTTACTCGCGCTGCAGCGCTTGAGTCCAGCCTTTCCAATCACGGGAGGCAGCGGAGTTTCCTCCCAGCCGCCTATCGGCGATAAGTCCATGGCAAAAAAAGCTTTAGGACATATCGCTCGGCTGAATGCAATGTTTATTCTATGTTCAAATCTGTCAAGTGAGGATCGATCAGACCAAGCGAGTCATATCACCGGTTTTAATCTTAAAAAGGATGAGCTCCACTCCCGCCTCGGCAAAAAGCTGTTCCGCTAATGCATCAGGATAGGTATCCGCCACATAAACCGTTCTGATTTCGGCATTTATGATCAAACGGGCGCAGATGCTGCAAGGCTGATTGGTGCAATATAGCTCCGCCCCCTTGGTGCTTGAACCATTGAGACCGGATTGGATGAGGGCGTTTTGTTCGGCATGCACACCGCGGCAGAGCTCGTGCTTTTCACCGGAGGGGACGTTTCTCAGAGTGCGCAAGCAGCCCACTTCCGCGCAGTGGGAAATCCCCTTGGGGCTGCCGTTGTAGCCGGTGGAGAGGATTTGGTTGTTGCGCACCAACACGGCACCCACGTGGCGGCGCAAACAGGTGCTGCGTTTGGATGCCAAAATCGCCATTTCCATGAAGTAATGTTGCCAGGACGGTCGTTCTTCCATTTCATTTCCCGTATTGCTTTAGTGGATAGCACAAGATTGAGCTTGACAATTTTTGTCAAGTCCGGCTTTTGCATTCCTGATTACGATTGCTCGATTTCACTGTTGATGTTTTGAGCTGAAGAAGAGGAAAGAATGAATAACTATATGGCTTGTTGCGGTTTATACTGCGGTGCCTGCAGCAGCATGATCGCTCATGAAAAAGGATGTGGCGACGAATCTGCCCAAAAAGTCCCGATCGATCCCGATGAAAGTCCCTGTCCCGGATGCGGATCACCGGGCTTGGAGGATTGCGAATTCATCGTGTGCAACAAATCCCACGGCACCGAGTGCTGCGCTTATTGCGAAGAGTTTCCCTGCGAAATGATCATCAAATTCAACCATAGCGAATATGTCCACCACTCCGTCGTGCTGAGCAACCTGAAACGCATCCAGGAAATCGGCAGGGATGCCTGGCTGACGGAGCAGAAAATATACTGGAGCTGCAAATCATGTGGAGCCAGATATCATTGGTATCAAGCCAATTGCGAGAGCTGCGGAGCTATTGGAAATGCGGTGTTTTTGCCTTCTCACTAAGTCATAGAGAAGGTAGCGTCCCGCCAGAGATAAGCGGATATTTAGCGAGCAAGGGCACGATCGCTCGACCGTGCCCTATTGCTCATTCAGACAATGCCTTGGCTGCACCTTATCTTTCAAGGCTCATAGGCATCGTATAGTCATTTGATACTATTTCATCAGCATCATTTTCTTGCGTTCAGATCTGCCGTTGGCGCTGAGGCGATAGAAATAGATTCCGCTGCTCACGGCGTTTCCGCTCTTGTCTTTGCCGTTCCAGACGACGCTGTTTCTGCCGAAGGGACGGGTTTCGTTGACGAGGGTTCTCACCAGTTGTCCTTTCACGTTGTAGATGGAGAGGTTGGCATTGCCGCTTGCGGGCATGTCAAAGCTGATGGTGGTTTCGGGATTGAAGGGGTTGGGATAGTTTTGCAGCAGCATATTGCTGATTGCGGGAATGCCGTCATCTTCGTTGCTTTGTGCAAACGGGAAGACGATCTGCAGTTCCATGATCATGGTTTCGCCGCCATCGTTGATGGGGTGATAGGGTGGTTGGTTTGCAAACGATCCCCAAGTGAAGTCATTATAGAATAGCAATCCAAGCTTTCCGACCTTCTGGTTTCCCTGCATTCCGGTATAGATCACCTTGTCTGCGGGATAAACCCACATGGGTTTGATGCCCGCTAATTGGGGAGTGTCCACTCTGTTGAGCACGATCGGCTCGCTCCAGATTCCACCGTTGTTCGGAGAGACTGAGATATAGATCTCGGGTGCGTTTGCATAGGCGGAATAATCCGGGTCCGAATAATAGTTGTACCATCTGGCGCGCAGGGAACTCTGCCACACGCAAACCATCATGCCATAATCATTCGGTTCGGAGAGCTTGATGTTGTTGTAGTGAAACATCATGGCATCGGTGTGAGCGGTGGCATCCCAGTGCGGGAATGGCCATTCGGTGATGATCAGGGGATATTGATTGGGTGCGGTTCCGCCGTATCCGTCCACGACTCCCCAGGGCTCTTCATAGTCCCAGGGTGTGAAGTATTGATTGACGTTATCCTGCAGATGCTTTTGCGGATAGATCTCGCGCACCGTGAATTGCTGGGTGCCCGGATCGTAGATAAAGCTTTTAACAAACTGCATTGAGGGATAGTAAGTGCTCTCATTGGTTTGCAAAGCCCAAAGCGCAGGAACGTGAATTCTGCCGTAGGTGTCGATGACGGCATTGAGGTGGCTAGAATTGGCGATCCCCCAGGTAAGCGCTGAATCCGGATAGGGCACATCGTTGGCGTCGGTGAAGTAGCCGGGTCCCCCAGGATACTCAGGCGGGTTCCAGGATGGCAGCTCAGCAAAAGCACTCACTCTCGTCCAGGTTCCCTGTCCATAATTCGAGCACATGAAGACGTCCATGTCCTCTTCGATGATGCTGTTGTTTTCAGAATCGGTAGCGAAGTGATATCCGGCATAGAACAGATTGCCCATATTGTCTGCCGTGATGGCGTGGAAGGGGCGTCTCCAGTTCACAGCATCGTGATTCCAGGCATCCAGTTCAGGGATGGACATGTAGCTCCAGTTCAGATCGCCGCCGTTTTCGATATCGATTCCGTTAAAATCAGCATACGCGAAAAAGGGATTTTCACTGGGCGCGGCAGTGTGTGACACACTATTACGAGCCACCACATACACCCTCCTTTTTCCCGCGATGGGGGAGGGTCCTATGACCGCAGTGGGCCAGATGTATGTGTTGTCGGTCGAAAGATAGGGCGGCGGGGCGTTGTAGGGATTATTGAACAGATTGATGACTTCGTTGAACAAACCGGGGATACCTGAAATGAAGGCGTCGGAAGTGAATTGAACCTCCAGTTGGGTGTCCGTGTCGCCATTGGCATGCCAGGCATACAAGGGTTTGCCGTCAATGGGATCCACCGCGATGGTCGAAAATCCCTCGTGGATTTGCACGTTGGTGATCTCATTGTTGTTGTTGACGTTGCACTGGGCGTCAAGATAGGTATAAAACACGCGGCGCGTACCGGTTGATTGACGTCTTCCCATATAGCTGATAAAGTATCCGCCGCCGGCTGAATTTGGGATCACGCGCATCGGCAAGCCGCTGTAGCTTCCGATCATATAATCGTAAAAGTTTGTGATGAGCGAAGTGGGTGGCTTTGTAAAGACCCACTCGGGCACATCGCGATTTACCTGCATCCGCACTCCCTGAGGGATTTCGACTGCTGTTTTTTGGATGCCGGGGGGCATTATTTCGGCGTAAATTGCGCCCAGCATGCACAGGGCGACCGTTAACAACAAGAGCTGTTTCATCATAACCTCCATCTCTCTGTTATGGTTGAGTTTATTTAATCTCATCCGTCCTGCGATGCAGG encodes:
- a CDS encoding ECF transporter S component encodes the protein MLARFSTKDLILIATLAGIGIAIKPIVSPLSKMISTPLMIPGGSIAGGFYMMWLVLAVMMTKKIGTGTLFGFLQALIVLVVGIQGNQGMLSLLSYTLPGIVVDLLYFILRKRDKLGVHLLLCACANITGAMVVAVLLFRHPLPIAVWIGALALASGIVGGYASFGVLKALRETGLTT
- a CDS encoding cytidine/deoxycytidylate deaminase family protein codes for the protein MEERPSWQHYFMEMAILASKRSTCLRRHVGAVLVRNNQILSTGYNGSPKGISHCAEVGCLRTLRNVPSGEKHELCRGVHAEQNALIQSGLNGSSTKGAELYCTNQPCSICARLIINAEIRTVYVADTYPDALAEQLFAEAGVELILFKIKTGDMTRLV
- a CDS encoding DUF3795 domain-containing protein; protein product: MNNYMACCGLYCGACSSMIAHEKGCGDESAQKVPIDPDESPCPGCGSPGLEDCEFIVCNKSHGTECCAYCEEFPCEMIIKFNHSEYVHHSVVLSNLKRIQEIGRDAWLTEQKIYWSCKSCGARYHWYQANCESCGAIGNAVFLPSH
- a CDS encoding FlgD immunoglobulin-like domain containing protein, with the translated sequence MKQLLLLTVALCMLGAIYAEIMPPGIQKTAVEIPQGVRMQVNRDVPEWVFTKPPTSLITNFYDYMIGSYSGLPMRVIPNSAGGGYFISYMGRRQSTGTRRVFYTYLDAQCNVNNNNEITNVQIHEGFSTIAVDPIDGKPLYAWHANGDTDTQLEVQFTSDAFISGIPGLFNEVINLFNNPYNAPPPYLSTDNTYIWPTAVIGPSPIAGKRRVYVVARNSVSHTAAPSENPFFAYADFNGIDIENGGDLNWSYMSIPELDAWNHDAVNWRRPFHAITADNMGNLFYAGYHFATDSENNSIIEEDMDVFMCSNYGQGTWTRVSAFAELPSWNPPEYPGGPGYFTDANDVPYPDSALTWGIANSSHLNAVIDTYGRIHVPALWALQTNESTYYPSMQFVKSFIYDPGTQQFTVREIYPQKHLQDNVNQYFTPWDYEEPWGVVDGYGGTAPNQYPLIITEWPFPHWDATAHTDAMMFHYNNIKLSEPNDYGMMVCVWQSSLRARWYNYYSDPDYSAYANAPEIYISVSPNNGGIWSEPIVLNRVDTPQLAGIKPMWVYPADKVIYTGMQGNQKVGKLGLLFYNDFTWGSFANQPPYHPINDGGETMIMELQIVFPFAQSNEDDGIPAISNMLLQNYPNPFNPETTISFDMPASGNANLSIYNVKGQLVRTLVNETRPFGRNSVVWNGKDKSGNAVSSGIYFYRLSANGRSERKKMMLMK